The following DNA comes from Octopus sinensis linkage group LG5, ASM634580v1, whole genome shotgun sequence.
ATCTCCTTGGTTCACTCCCTTCTCGACTGGCACTCGTACgggtgatgacagtagagctatgtcagtggtgcatccggaatttgcctcCCTGAGCAGTTGCACATATTGCGCCTTGACTCCTTGCCTCTGCAGCAAGTTCAGCACTGCATTGGTTTCGACGCTATCGAAGGCCTTCTCATAGTCTACAAATGCAACGCAAAGAGGCAGCTTGTACTCATTCACTCGCTCAAGCAGTTGTGTTAGAGTAAATATATGGTCCATCATGCTGTAGTTCTTCTGGAAGCCGGCTTGTTCCCTCAGTTGTTGTTCATCGAGATGACATGATAACCTGTTCAGAATTATCTTCGTGAACAGCTTGTACACGTGAGACAGCAGGCATATGGGTCGGTAGTTTTTTAGATCTTCTCTATCACCCTTCTTATATAGCAGGATGGTATTTGACTCTTTCCACTGCGAGGGAATTCTTCCCTCATCTAGATAGTGTGTAAATTGCTCAGCAAGGATTTTCCAGAGCTGCTCTCTGCCTGACTTTAGCACCTCTGATGTTATACCGTCTTTCCCTGTGCCTTTCCGTTTTTCATCAAGCTGATGGCTCTTTCAACCTCACTGACAAGGATAGGTGGCACATTTTCTTCCTGTTGGAGTGGTGGTAATGGCTGGACATTTCTGGTAGACTTAAAGAGCTTGGTGTAGAAGTCTTCGCAAACTTTTTCCATCTCGTTCTTATCGTTGACTGGTATTCCATCTGTATTCTTCAGGGCCATCACCTCCGATCTATATAGTACCATGTCCCTCTTGCATTTCTTGAGGCTCTTCTTTTCCTCAGCGGCCTTCAAGAGCTTCTCCATTCGGTATACCTCAAGGTCTTTCTTTAGTTGCTGACGAATCACTCTGCTGAGAATGGAATATTCAAGGTGATCTTCAATAgtcttcttcatatttttcctcttctcaaGTAACTTCGTAGTTTCTTCCGagattcttcccttcttttctcttaGACATACTCCCTTAGCCTTCCTTAAACACTCCTTCAGTTTCCCTATCAGTGAGTTGTAGTCATCATCTATGTCATCTCTTTGGCACCAGTTTTCCTGCACGATGGCTTCCTGCAGCTTTGCCTCGTTGTAGACTCGGACACGTTTTCCCTTTGACACCAAATACAGCGCCATCTTCTCCCTCTTCCCGTCGATGACGACCCTCGCCCTCACCAGACGCTTGCTTCGGTGCTTAGAGTTTGGCGATATCCAGGTCCATCTCTTCCTGAATAGGCTGTTTCTGATGTAGAGCCGCCTCACCTCTGCCATGGTAGCCAAATGTTCTCCtctcttgtttctctctcccATGCTGAATCTCCCGACGTACTACTCTCCTTGTCGTCCATGTCCAACCTTtgcgttgaagtctcccatcacgaCAGTGTAAGTGGACTTCACAGCCAGCCCTTTGTCTAATTGTTGATAGAATTCTTCCACCTCATCGTTGTCACTGGCACTTATGGGAGCATAGGTCTGGACAATCTTGAGGGTGGCCTTCCCTGAGAGGTTCACATTCATTACACCAATCCGTGATGATATGAACTGGCAAGAAGCGACCCTCGAAGCCCATTCCTTACTTATGATGAAT
Coding sequences within:
- the LOC115212188 gene encoding uncharacterized protein LOC115212188 → MAEVRRLYIRNSLFRKRWTWISPNSKHRSKRLVRARVVIDGKREKMALYLVSKGKRVRVYNEAKLQEAIVQENWCQRDDIDDDYNSLIGKLKECLRKAKGVCLREKKGRISEETTKLLEKRKNMKKTIEDHLEYSILSRVIRQQLKKDLEVYRMEKLLKAAEEKKSLKKCKRDMVLYRSEVMALKNTDGIPVNDKNEMEKVCEDFYTKLFKSTRNVQPLPPLQQEENVPPILVSEVERAISLMKNGKAQGKTV